AATTTCATGCCGGGCGCGTAGTCTTGCGTCTACAGTTCGGGCCGCCACCGCCCCTCAGGCGCGTTTGGGTGCATGTCAGACGCCGCCAGGGACGCAATGAGAAATCAATCCCACCCAGGAGGTTGGTATGTTCACCAAGACCCCAGGTCGCGCCAAATGCGCGGCGCTGCTTTTGGCAGTCGCTTTTGGGCTGCTGCTGGCGATCCACCCGGCCGCGGCCGCCTCCGCCGGCACCACCCCGGAGCAGGCGCTGGTCGACAAGGCCCGCATCACCCTGGACAGCTTTGTCAACGATCCCCAAATGACCTGGCTGAAAGACAATCTCGGACAGGCCAAGGGGGTTTTGATCATCCCCGACATGTTCAAGGCCGGCTTCTTTTTCGGCGGTTCGGGGGGAAGCGGCGTGTTGCTGGTGCGCGACGAGGAAACCGGTGAGTGGCGCGGGCCCGCCTTTTACATCCTCGGCTCCGTCAACTGGGGGCTGCAGATCGGTGCCCAGAAAGCCGAGGTGGTCATGATGGTCATGTCCCCCGCCGGCATCAGGGCCCTGCTGTCCTCCAATTTCAAGTTGGGGGGCAACGCCTCGGTGGCCGTCGGCCCCATGGGGGTGGGTGCTGGGGGTGCCACGGCCCCCAATCTCAGTGCGGACTACCTCTCCTTCAGCCGCGCCCGAGGCGTCTATGCCGGGCTGATTCTGGACGGAGCGGTTGTCAAGGTCAACCACAACGCCAACCTGGCCTACTTCAACGAAGAGGTGACGCCGGCGGACATCCTGACTGCGGGCCGGGTGACCAACCCCCAGGCCGCGGAACTGCTGCGGGCCGTGAGTCAGGCAGCCCGCTGACCGCCAGCCGCCCCCATCGGCCGGCGCGCGACCCCAGGACGGAGACATGCCCAGCGACAACGGGATGCGTGCAACGCTGAACGCCCTTTACGGGCAAACGAAGGGCGCCCAAGCCCATGCGCGCGTCACGGCGCTGCTGGCATCGCAGCCCGCGGCGAGCCCGCCGCCGGCGCTCTTCACGCCCCGAGATGCGGTCCTGATAGCCTACGGCGACAGTCTCAAGGCACCGCAACGGC
This is a stretch of genomic DNA from Desulfobacteraceae bacterium. It encodes these proteins:
- a CDS encoding lipid-binding SYLF domain-containing protein, giving the protein MFTKTPGRAKCAALLLAVAFGLLLAIHPAAAASAGTTPEQALVDKARITLDSFVNDPQMTWLKDNLGQAKGVLIIPDMFKAGFFFGGSGGSGVLLVRDEETGEWRGPAFYILGSVNWGLQIGAQKAEVVMMVMSPAGIRALLSSNFKLGGNASVAVGPMGVGAGGATAPNLSADYLSFSRARGVYAGLILDGAVVKVNHNANLAYFNEEVTPADILTAGRVTNPQAAELLRAVSQAAR